ACGACGCCGTCCTCAAAAAACACCCGGAACTCGGACGTCTTGCACGGGTCCCGGCCGCCGGGAGGGTAGAGCCACACCTCGACCTGTTTGCCTTTGAAATCGAACTGCCGTTTGCAGATGGGCTCGCCTTCGACCAGGTAGACCTGGTCCGGGGTCATCCCCTTGAGCAGATAGCCGTTGTCGATCGCCCGCCTGATCGGATCGGGATAGGAGGGGTACTGGTCGCGCAGCAGGCGGTCTCGCGCCGACTCGCACCCGCCGATGAGCGACAAGGCCAGGAGGGAGCAGACGATGGGCGCCGCGCGCACGGTTGGTTCCGTCGGCCGCATGTACCGGTCCTTCGTATCGCATTCCGCGTCGCGTTGCAATCCCCCAGGGCCTGTGGTATGGTTCGCCCCGGCTTTGAACCGCTGCCATCCTCTCTCGGAGACCGGCTGGTCCCATCGTCTAGCCTGGCCTAGGACGGAGCCCTCTCAAGGCTCAGACACGGGTTCGAATCCCGTTGGGACCACCAATTTCTTCCTTTCTCCTTCAACGACTTCGTAGCGTTCACCGCCTTCCCGACAATCCCCTCGAAAATTTCATAGGACAAACCATAGGACAAAGTGTAGGCTTTCTCCAACATCGTCACCGCTCTTCGAAGCTGCTTATTCCAGCCAGGTCCGCCATGCGAATAGGCGCTCGTCATCGCCTCCGATCCCATGAGATCCCCGCCAAGTCCGCGGATGCGATGCCCCAACAGGGCCGCTCTCACCTCCAGGCTCACGCCCAGGTTTTGCAGACGCGTTGCGAAGGTATGCCTGAGATCGTGGAAGTGCAGGTCGTGGACTTTTGCCCGCTTGCACGTCCGACTCCAGAAGGTTCCCAGCGCGTCGGCGGTCCAACGCCGGAAAATCTGGTCCTCAATATTCGGGACGTCTGTCTGTAGAGCCGCAAACGCCACACGGTTGAGCGGAAGCTCCCGAGGCGTGTTCTTAAGCCGGCTCCGCGCTGGCGGCAAGATCAGCCAGGGCCCGTCGTCGCGTTGCCTCACCCATGACCGGCCAATCTCAACAATTTTCCCCTCACGAAGGCCCGTATGAAGCGCGACCAGCGCGATCCGCCACAGTGCTTCCGGTGCCACTTTCTGAATCGCATTCAACTCTTCATCAGTCGCGACCCGTTCCCGAATAGCCACGTCCGGCAGTTCAACGCGCTTCAGTCGGTTCTTGTCGAGTTTGTCGAAATCAACCGCAAGATTGAGAATTCGCATCAGAACATTCCACTCGCGCCGGATCGTCCAGTGCGCGGCCTTGGCTTGGAGCCGATCGTTGATGAACTGCAAGCCATCTTCGGCCGTGAGCGAATCAAGAGGGCGATCACCAAATCGAGGCAGCAAATGGACTTCAACGACGTTTTCGGGGCGTCTCAGATCGATGCGGTTTTTGACCCGCATCGTCTGCCAATAGATCGGGAGGAATTCACGAAGGGTCGGGGCGGAGATCCTTGTTTGACCTTGGACATGATTGCCAGCCTGGATCTTGGCGATCGCCTTGAGCGCCTGTTGCTCAGCTTCTTCCTTGGTCAAGTTGTAGCCGAGCAGCGGCCGGTATCGCTCGCCCTTCCAGCGGTAGTACAGATCGAACGCCAATCCATGGCGTTTCGTGGCGCGGGTCTTGATCGTGATGTTCATAAAGGACCTCCTCAGCGATAGAGCGGATTGCGATGATAGACAGGAGGAGACGCAATGTCTATGCCTGAGAGTGCGCTGCTTTCCGCCTGCGTCGCTGAGGCACTGACTCCTCCGCTTCTGACCCAAGCGAGGAGATCATCCTTGTCAAAGAGGTAACTCCGAGAACCAGGAGGCCGGTACCGCCGAATGCTCCGGTTTTGGTAGAGCCACGACTTCGATTTTCGCAGGAACCGAGCGGCTTCGGTCAGGGTCAGAAGCTGCATGCCTTCCTCGTACTCTCCGTTCAAAAATGACCAACACTGGAGGGGGCGTGCCGGGGCTGAAGAGCAGCGAGCCACGCCCTGCCGGTCCCCTCCCTCCTGGCCCCCTCCCGTCCGGTCCTGTCCACTGCGAGAGCCCGACCCGCTGCCCCCATTCCGCCCACACCCCCAGACGTGCGTGAGGGGTGGGGCTCAAAATGTTTTTTGTTGAGGGAGGAGGGGGCAGATGAAGGGGCAGAGGCGAGTCAGTCGGCTGGCACGGCGTGAGGAGGCGCCCGCCCCCGCGCGGCCCTATCTCGTGCCCCGGTACCGGATCAGCCTGGTGCAGGAAGCCGCCTATCCCACCGAGGCCCCGATCGTCACCGATTCCCGCGCCGCTGGTCAGGCGCTCCAGCCGGTCTTTGAGGGCCTGGACCGGGAGCAGTTCGTCGTCTGCTGTCTGGACGCCAAGCACCGGATCATCGGCGTCAACGTGGTTTCCGTCGGCTCCCTCACCCTCAGCATTGTGCATCCGCGCGAGGTCTTCAAACCGGCGATCCTGCTGAACGCCGCGGCGGTGCTCCTGGCCCACAACCATCCGTCCGGGGACTCTACGCCGAGCCAGGAGGACCGCGCGTTGACCGCCCGGCTGAAGGCCGCCGGCGAAGTTCTGGGAATCACCGTGCTGGACCATGTGATTGTCGGCGACGGCCGCCT
The sequence above is drawn from the Nitrospirota bacterium genome and encodes:
- a CDS encoding JAB domain-containing protein — encoded protein: MKGQRRVSRLARREEAPAPARPYLVPRYRISLVQEAAYPTEAPIVTDSRAAGQALQPVFEGLDREQFVVCCLDAKHRIIGVNVVSVGSLTLSIVHPREVFKPAILLNAAAVLLAHNHPSGDSTPSQEDRALTARLKAAGEVLGITVLDHVIVGDGRLYSFADEGQL
- a CDS encoding helix-turn-helix domain-containing protein, with the protein product MQLLTLTEAARFLRKSKSWLYQNRSIRRYRPPGSRSYLFDKDDLLAWVRSGGVSASATQAESSALSGIDIASPPVYHRNPLYR